The DNA sequence TATGGAGTCAACTTCTCGATACGTTCTGCGCGGATATTGACAACTGCATCGCGTATTTGTTCAACGACCGCAACAAACGGCGATTCGCCATTGGCGTTGATCGGGTAGATTGACGCTCTCGGCGCCGTAGAACGAGCTAATTGAACTTCACCCTGCGGTTGCGACTGGGCGATGTTGAGGAAATTTGTGTTGCTGGAAATGATAAAACCGAAGATTACGCCGACAAGGGCGAAGAGCAGGAAACCGCTCCAGCGTCTCACTGAAGCTATATGTGCGACTCCCTTCACTCCGACCTCCTAATCCGCAAGACCAGTATAATAGCCATAGTTCTCTTCCTTGTCAAGGATTTTCTCGATGTGGAATTGTTACATGTCAACAAAAACTTGTTAAAGTCAGCAATAGTTCCGGCTGTTTCGAAGTAAGTTCCTAACTGCTTGCCTCGCAAGCATCCAAACAGTCCCTAACTTGTACGTCGCCAAAGTGACGCCGTTGCAAAAATTGTGTTAGCAGGTGTTAATCTGCGTTGATTTGACCTATTAAGAATCGATCTACTTGCGAATTGACCTGTCGCGGCGTTATTCTAATTGCGAGGCTCTGTTCCCGCTGTTCCTGTACTAACAAACGACCGGAATTGGCCGATACTGCACATATAGAAAGGCGCTCTTAGAATATGTTTAGACTACTCACGCTCGCATTCGTCTTACTCATTGCTGTTGAGCCACTTATTGCTATCGGTTTTCAGTGGGAAAAGACGTTTCCAGAAACCGAGGCACCTTATTTCGTTCGGCTTGATCCAAGCGGCAACGCTTATGTAATCGGGCGTTATTATGTCGAATCACCCGAAAACGCCGAGATCTTCGTCAAGAAGTATCTTCCGAATGGGACACTTGCATGGAGCGATACCACCTCAGGTCTCGAACTGAAGCTGCCGATCGCTGCTCAAGTTGATGCTCAAGGCAATGTCTACGTCTTGGCGCAGTTCGCTTCGCAAAACGTATCGCCGGCCGTGGTCTACCGGTTCAATGCTTCTACCGGAGACATCGATTGGGATGAGTCGTTCCTGCCAGCTGGGACATTCAAGCAATCTGCTGCCCGCGATCTTGTGATCGATGCCGCTGGAAATGTCGTTGTCTGCGCCAACTTCATAGTCGACAATCCGGCTGAACCGCTTCGCGCGGACGCCAGGACATTCCTACTGCGCTATTCATCGGCTGGAGTACTACTCTGGCAACGGGAGGACGCTCTTGCGGAGCCGAGTGTGATTTTTGAGAAGGTAGCGACATTCGGTCAGACTATTTTCGTAACCGGAGGAACACTTTCCCAGAGTTCTGCGATTGATGGGTTCGTCGCTGGTTACAACCTAAATGGAGACTCGCTTTGCACAACTTACTCAAGCCTTAATGCTCAGGCAGGAGTCTACTACCAGGGCGGCGCAGTCGATAGTAACGGTAATTACCTTGCTATCTTCTCGGATCCGGCCACCACTATCTATAAGAAATTCAGCCCGACCGGCAGTCTCGTGTTTAATGTGACTGGGCCGCGGATGGCTTTCAATAACATGAATGCCGTCTGTTCCGATCGACGTGGAAGATTCTATTGGGTTGTCGCAGGAACTACCGGACAACAATTGCTTCAAGGTCGGGATGAAAACGGCGCATTGGTTCTTGATAAGCTCCTTGGAAGCCTGCCTGTTCCATTCCCGATAAAATTCGGAGGCAACAATACACTGCTCACTTGGTCGCCGAGCGATCGAGTGACCCAATATTTGCCTACCGGCAATGTGTTGTGGAGCTCCACTGAAACATATTCTTCTGTCGGAGACTTCGTTTCCGACGAACGAGGGCAGACATATTGGATTCTCTACCTCTTCGATACTGTAATCCCCGATTTGTTACATCGCAAACTCGTGAAGTATGATCTTGGCCGCATCTGCGGCGATCTCAATGGTTCAGGAGACGTCAATATTGCAGACGCCGTCTTCTTCATCGACTATGTATTTGGAAATGGTACGGCGCCGATGGACAAGTATCATGGCGACGTCAATTGCGACGGGCAGGCGGTTATCACAGATATAGTTTATCTAATCAACTACATGTTCAGCAGCGGACCGGCTCCGTGCCAAGGATGCCCGTAGACGAAGCGCGGTGCTTTAGCCTGGGCTACTGGAATTGGTTGGAATTAAATAGAGTTTGGAGTTACTTCGCTGTAAGGAAGTATGCACGCGAGTCGAGTGTCGAAAGTGTAAAGTAAAGCCCTTCATGCAGCTCTTCTGCAGTCGTGAGGATCTCTTCATTCGTGAAGATGTCAACCATCCGAACTTTACTCCCCTTCATACCAAATGCCTTTAGATCAACCTGGACAACGACCTTAGTCGGCATGACGCGCGAACGGCGGAATATCTGGCTCGGCATCGAATTCAGTATGTAAAGCATCGAGCCCTTCTCGCCTTTGTGCAAGAAAACGCGAACGTTGGGGTGTGAAGTCTGAATCGGAAACTTTACGCCGAGATCTTCAAGGATGTTGTGCAGGAAATTCACCTTCATGTGATTTCCTTGCGAAGAAATATCGAACGTCAGCAGTATGATCTGACCCTTGAACTTGTTAATCACCAACCCGATGTTTTTCTTGGTATAAGTTGCAAGCTTCTTCGACTTGCGAGCGGTTGTGTTGATTGAACCGAAGACGTAGCTTGGGAACTTGTCCTTGCTTGTGATAACAGTGCCAATCTTGCCCAAAGCCTGTGTCTTGCAATTGATAGCATTGGCAAGAACTTCACACTTGCCGAGATCGGAATTGAATCGAGGCAGTAAGCCGACAAGAATTAGATTGGTCCCTTCCTTGGCTTTCTCAACCAAGAATTCCTGCTTCTCTTCATCCATGATCTCCGTAATCGGAACGATCAAGTGCTTGATTCCTTCAAATGAAGCCGGGCTGTCTAAATCAGGAATGATGAAATCTTGCTTGATTCGATCTAAGTCGCGGCCAATCTCCGGCATCGTGAATTCATTCAGAGTCTGAACATAACCGAATGGACCGGCATCCTCAAACAACGAAACCCAGTTGTTCAACCGATAAGCTGCCATACCGATTGTCGCCGGCTGTGTAAAGGCACCGACATCGATAGTCGTCAACGAAGTCATGTACTTGCGTACTACCTCGAACGACTCCTGAATTGTTCCATCAAGAGCCAACGGCGAGTCATACCAATGATCGGTCTCGACAAACTTGTAAGTGTTGACACCCTTAATGCCACCAGCCAGACTCAGCGTCAAAATATACTTGGTAGCATCAGCCGTGATCGGGAAATGCTTTTTGGTCGTGTTAAAATCGGTCGTCTGATTGCCAAGCGAAATCGCCGAAGCCCACGGGAATTCCGAGTTGGCGCGCAAGTAACGTACCTTCTGAAGCATCGCCGTTGAAGAACTATCCCAAGTGATCTGGATGGTCGGGAAAATCTCACCTTCGGAAGATACAATCGGCGTCATTGGCGCCTGGCACGATTTGTGGAAAGCCAAGGTCTGATAGAACAGCGGCTCGCACTGGAAGCTCTTATAGAGGTCGACCATGTGCGTCGCATTTTCATTTATGACATATTCCTTGAACCGATACCAATCCATCAACTTCGTGAAGGAGACGTCCTTGGCAATAATGAAGTCCTTGGGTGGTTTCACGTCCGTGAACTCAGTAGCCGACTCTCCATAGGCAGCATTGAGACTCTTGACGTCGCCGTATCGCTTCTCGAGAAATTGAGGATACAGCACACCTGTAACGTGCGGATTGTAATCCGACTTCCAAGGATATGGATCGCCGCCGAAATAGGAGCCTGAGTCGAGTTCAACCAGGAACAAGGGTCCGCGCGGATAGATGTAATTCTTGATAATTTCCGTAAGGCCGTTGATGTAGTGCTTGACGAAATTCTGCATCTTGGGATGCGACATCGACGGATAATGGAACTCGGGGAGTCCATTTGCCATCTGTGTCTGCGTGATGGCTCCGCGCGAGTCGCAGGAGAAAATCTCCGGATGCTTATTCAAGAAGGGCGGCATTCCTCCGTTTGGAAGCTCTGAGAAAACGACCGGTCCCGGTCGTAGAAGGATCTTAAATCCGAATTCTCGGGCCAGCTCGATAAAGACGATTAGGTCTTTGGCTTGGTCTGTAAATCCGGAGAAATCGAACTCGCGGTGACTGTCTTCATGGAGGGACCACGGTATCGCCGTGGATATCATACGGAAACCAGCGCGTCGTATGCGCTCGAAGCAGATCGACCAATATCGTTTATTTACCCTAAAGTACTGTATTTCAACAGCGTAGGGCAAATATTCTTCTTTGCCAATCGTGAATTTATGTCCAGTTACTGCTATCATGCCCTTAGCGAGGGGTCATAGTAACACATAAACATCGCCAAGTCAATCAAATAATAGCAAAAGGTGAATATTCCTTTAAGGTATTGCCGTACAGACCATTACCAAACAAGACGATGTTAGTGGCTATAAACAAAAAGCCCTCCGCGGCGAACCGCAGAGGGCTTAATATCAAGTCCCCAAGAGACTTACTTCATCAGCATCATCTTCTTGGTTTCAGTAAAGTCATTTGCAGTCATTCTGTAGAGGTAAATACCCGACGCGACGGCCGAGCCGCGATCATCGGTACCATCCCAATCAACGCGCTTGTTGCCAGCGGTCAAATACTCGTCAACTAGCGTTTTCACCTTCTGACCAAGAATGTTGAAAACTTCAATCTTGGTCTTGGCTGCTGTCGGAAGAGCGAAATCTATTGACGTCGTCGGATTAAACGGATTCGGGTTGTTCTGGCTAATTGAGAATGCTTCCGGGAGCACCGGTCCGTCAAACTCCTGCACGGGCAATCTTACGTCCGCGTTAGTCGGCGAATTGACAAATTCGGGACAGATGTCATTAGCGCCAGTTTCATCAGAGATTAAAAAGCGACCAGCAGGGCCAAACTTGGCAGAGTCTAAGCTGATGACATCCGCAGTAGCCCCTGCTTTCACTTGGAACCAAATGTCCCAAATTTTAACCGCCACATTTCCTGTGTTTGCCGGAAATGGACTACTTGGATCAAACGAGACTACTCCAGGACCAATTATGCTCAGTGTTGTGTCAGTTCTATAAATCTGTCTCTGAAAACCTAAAGTAACAAAATCTGGGTTAAAAGCCATCTTGTAGTAACGAATATTGGTCCCGCTCCACTTAATCCCGAGCGACATACCCAGAACTGGACTATCAGAGTACATATATATCGGCACCGCAAATGTGTCACCCGGCGTCACAACTGGAACCACAACTGGGCCAACACGCACCGTATCCCTAGCACCGGGATCTGTGCCGCATGGTTCTTGTCCAAATGCTGCGAACAACGGCAGCGTTAGAAAAACGGCAACCAATGCCATAAACAATTTGCTTTTCATGTTACCTCCTATCAAGGTCAATCAATCTAAATTCTTGTCCAATAGTGCGTCGCATGTGCAAGTCTCGCAATCCGTGTTAGAAATGTACAGGCTACTACCTATAACACACAAATGCAGACGCAAAGTTCCAGCTATATATCCAGTTAAAGATGTCAAGTCAACTTATTTTTAGCAACATAAAAAATCGAATTTGCCCGTCTCTTTCGCACTTATGCCCACACGTCACAGACATGTCACAAGTGCTGCAAAGCCGCTTATTAATCCAATTTTGCTCATTGCGGCGGAGGCGGGCCCCCACTGAAGATGTGAGCAATCAAGTACACGGCATCCGAGATATTGACTACTGTGCTGGCATCGGCATCGCCATTATAAACCGGTGGTGCAGCTCCGCCACTGAAGATGTAGTTGATGAGGTAAACAGGATCGCTCACACTCAGCACACCATCGACGTTAGCATCTCCGCGAAGCCCTCCAGCGACATTCAACGTCCCGGGAATAATCGCCGGAGCATAACTTCCCACGGGCGTGTTAATCGTGAATAACAGCGTGGAGTAGCGCGTAGTATCAACGAGATTCAAGCCAACCAGCGGCGGTGTAGCATTGTACCGGAAGTACATCCGAAAAAGCGTACCGTCACCCTCTGGTATGCCGCCGTCATTGTCAGTAAATTGCAGCGTGAATCGCTTGCTGGAAGGATCATTGGATGCGGTGGACTTTGATGTAAAATCGGCTGCTCGTGTTCCGACGTATGATACCGAATCCAATGTGATATTCATGTTGCCTGCATAAGTTACCGGCAAACGCAATGAGGTTATCGGAGCGAAATTCTTCAATCTTACGTCACATACCAACGGATCGCCAGCGTCACCGTTAAATCCTACAAACTCTATTGAATCCGCATGAACGATCACGAAGGACGGCATATACTCTGTCGCCTCGCCTTCCGGGCCGGTAATTCGAAGACTGACATCATAAGTGCCGGGAGTCGTATATTCATGCATCGCATTCTGGCCGGCGGCGCTGTCGCCATCGCCAAAGAACCACATCCACGTGTTTACGACCGAGGCTGAACTTCCGTTGAAGCTCACCGACAATGGAGCAGAACCAATCTGGACATCGGCAGAAGCGGTCGCCGAGAACAAGGATTGCAGTGCCGTAAAGGCGTTAATTCTGCCGGTGCCAAGCATACCAATGTAACTTGGATTCTGAGCGTCGATATTGTCGGTCGATGCGACAATCAAGTCGCGCACTTCTGAAGAACTCAAACCAGGAACGCGCGAGCGAATCAAACCTGCCAAGCCGGCGACGTGCGGCGATGCCATTGAAGTACCGCTCAAGAATCCATAGGTAGCACTGCCGTGGTTGGAATAAGTCGAGTTGATGCTGGAACCGGGCGCCGATACGTCAACCCATGTGCCATAATTCGAGAAGGAAGATTTCGCACCGGTAGAAGTGACTGATGCGACAGCCAACACATCTGTGCGCGCCGCAAGGTAACTTGCTGTGGTGTTGCCGCTGTTCCCTGAAGAAGTGACCACAACCATGCCATTGGCAATCGCATTGTCCACTGCGGCAGAAATACCGCCGGAATTGGAAGATCCCCAACTGCAATTGACTGCCGTCACGCCAAGTTGCGTCGCATAGTTGAATGCTTGCGCGGCAAAATCCATCCGTACATAACCGGTCTCACCACCGGACGAGTTGGCCTGAGACCAACCGATTCGCAGCGGCACAACCCGGCAACCGCCCGTCGGAGTCCAACCTCCTGCCACCCCGGCTACACCAATTGAGTTGTTGGTAATTGCTGCCATTGTGCCGGCAGTATGAGTGCCATGCCCGTTAAAATCCATTGGATTGTTGTCCGGTGTTCCGCCGTCTTCACCCGACCATTGACCGGTCACATCAACCCAGTCCCAGCCGCGGATGTCATCGACGTATCCGTTGCCATCATCATCTTCGTTTTCGAATCCGTTATACTCCGCCCAGTTGATCCAGACGTTTCCGTTGATATAAGGTGACGCTCCCGCCAAATCGGGATGCTGCCACTGTACACCGGTGTCCATTGCTCCTACGAGAATTGAACTGTCACCGCTTTCAATATCCCAGGCTTCCGGCGCATCAATATCTCGGTCATTTGCCTGGTGCAGACCCCACAGCCCGCTGAACGAAGCATCATTGGGAGTTGCATCAATCGGATGAACTCCGACCTTTTCGACTCCAGCAACCTGGTCGAGCGCCGCAAACTCCTTGAAGGCATCGTCAAGACTTAGAGTCGTGTCGAAAGTAACTCGGTAGTAGCCTGAAAGATCTTGGTCACCGCGTGACAGCGATTTTTCTGTCTGGACAAACATCTTCTCAAGAGCATTAACCCGATAGGTGTTGAATAGCGCATCTACAGCGGAGAACCCGGTTTGCGGATTCTGCTTATCAACTGAAAAAGAAGATCTGGAGTAATCATCGGAGAATTTGATTACCAATACACCCTTGGCATACCACCAATCTCCGCCGGTGCTTCCGTCCGGTTGAACGACGGCGCTGACTGGCTGTCCGATCATCAGCAATAAGATCGCAATTAGTAAAATGCTTTTGCAACGGGCAATGACAGTCGTCGGGGAAAAGTCCATGAACGGCTCCTTCGGGTATTCCAAGAATGTGATGTCTATCAACGGTTTTAATCTGCCCCAACATTTGAATATAGCCACCATTGACCAAAAAGTCAACCGTAGATACGCACTCAGAAGGTCGCCGGGGATATTCTGGCCACAAATAAGAAGCCGCACCTGACCGAAGTCAAGTGCGGCTTACTTTATGATTCATCCAATGTGATTACTCACATCAGAATATGATCACAAATTACGGGCAGAACGGAGCCGGACCACCGCCGAAGATGTGGGCGATCAAGTACACGGCGTCAGAAATGCTGATACCGCCGCTACCATTGGCGTCGCCAAGACACGGCTGAGCCGGGGCCGGGCCACCACCAAAGATGTGGGCGATAATGTACACGGCGTCAGAGATGCTGAAGCCGCCGCTGTTGTTGGCGTCACCGCATAGGCAAGCCGAGCAGATATCAGCATTCGGAGCAAGACCAAGTCCGCAAAGGAACTCTTGGGCCTTGTTCAATGACGCTGTCACGCCGACCAAACCACCTGCACGAGTACCAGCAATAACTACCACAAATCTGGCAGTATCGTTGGTCGCGCCATTGATGGTCAGATCGCGATGGATCAGGACACCACCGCTCAAGTCTTCAGCAACGCCAGAATACAGGCGGTACGTGCCTTGAGTGAGGGTTTCCGTGATTGCCCAAATTGAGTCGTTATCATATCCGTTGTCCGGATAGATGTATGTCGGGTTGTCAAGTACCCAACCGCCGACGATGTCATTGCCATCATTTCTGTAGGCAGCGGTGGCACCGTAGCGGGCTTCGCTACCGACCGACCAGGCACCTCTCTGCCATACGGCAGCAAGGCTAGGAATCGATCCAGCAGTGTTATCAGAAGCTGAGTCTGACGGAATATCCCAATCGGTGTAGTAAGCAAGGCTAACATTGCTTATGGTGCCGGCTGGATTCTTGGGTCCCTTGTACACTTTGAACTGGCCAACATAGAAGTCGCCGCTGTCCGGGTGCTTGGAGGTATACCAATTAACGTCAAAGCCAATAGTGGAGTCGCGGTTGACACCCTTACCAGTGGCTCTTCTGTAGGTACCAAAGGAGGTTGAGTCGATCGTCATGCCGGCGGTCGCCGCGTAGGTGTAACCATACGGGTTCGTTCCGGTCGGGGCGCCGACGCCGCCGAAGGTCGAATAGCTCAGATTCAATACGTCGTTACCAATAATCAGGTGACCTTCATAGAGGTAGCTGGTATCCGCGTGGTCTGCGAAGTAGTTGAACATTCTACCGGCGACGTTAGCCGAGACTTGCGAAGCCTGGTTGACGTTCAACTGGTTGATGTTCGTACGAAGTGCAGAGTTCTGCGGAAGGTGGAACGGATTGAAGTTATACAAACTAACCGGGATCGAGGTAACCGCCATG is a window from the bacterium genome containing:
- a CDS encoding dockerin type I repeat-containing protein — protein: MFRLLTLAFVLLIAVEPLIAIGFQWEKTFPETEAPYFVRLDPSGNAYVIGRYYVESPENAEIFVKKYLPNGTLAWSDTTSGLELKLPIAAQVDAQGNVYVLAQFASQNVSPAVVYRFNASTGDIDWDESFLPAGTFKQSAARDLVIDAAGNVVVCANFIVDNPAEPLRADARTFLLRYSSAGVLLWQREDALAEPSVIFEKVATFGQTIFVTGGTLSQSSAIDGFVAGYNLNGDSLCTTYSSLNAQAGVYYQGGAVDSNGNYLAIFSDPATTIYKKFSPTGSLVFNVTGPRMAFNNMNAVCSDRRGRFYWVVAGTTGQQLLQGRDENGALVLDKLLGSLPVPFPIKFGGNNTLLTWSPSDRVTQYLPTGNVLWSSTETYSSVGDFVSDERGQTYWILYLFDTVIPDLLHRKLVKYDLGRICGDLNGSGDVNIADAVFFIDYVFGNGTAPMDKYHGDVNCDGQAVITDIVYLINYMFSSGPAPCQGCP
- a CDS encoding beta-galactosidase, whose translation is MIAVTGHKFTIGKEEYLPYAVEIQYFRVNKRYWSICFERIRRAGFRMISTAIPWSLHEDSHREFDFSGFTDQAKDLIVFIELAREFGFKILLRPGPVVFSELPNGGMPPFLNKHPEIFSCDSRGAITQTQMANGLPEFHYPSMSHPKMQNFVKHYINGLTEIIKNYIYPRGPLFLVELDSGSYFGGDPYPWKSDYNPHVTGVLYPQFLEKRYGDVKSLNAAYGESATEFTDVKPPKDFIIAKDVSFTKLMDWYRFKEYVINENATHMVDLYKSFQCEPLFYQTLAFHKSCQAPMTPIVSSEGEIFPTIQITWDSSSTAMLQKVRYLRANSEFPWASAISLGNQTTDFNTTKKHFPITADATKYILTLSLAGGIKGVNTYKFVETDHWYDSPLALDGTIQESFEVVRKYMTSLTTIDVGAFTQPATIGMAAYRLNNWVSLFEDAGPFGYVQTLNEFTMPEIGRDLDRIKQDFIIPDLDSPASFEGIKHLIVPITEIMDEEKQEFLVEKAKEGTNLILVGLLPRFNSDLGKCEVLANAINCKTQALGKIGTVITSKDKFPSYVFGSINTTARKSKKLATYTKKNIGLVINKFKGQIILLTFDISSQGNHMKVNFLHNILEDLGVKFPIQTSHPNVRVFLHKGEKGSMLYILNSMPSQIFRRSRVMPTKVVVQVDLKAFGMKGSKVRMVDIFTNEEILTTAEELHEGLYFTLSTLDSRAYFLTAK
- a CDS encoding T9SS type A sorting domain-containing protein, giving the protein MKSKLFMALVAVFLTLPLFAAFGQEPCGTDPGARDTVRVGPVVVPVVTPGDTFAVPIYMYSDSPVLGMSLGIKWSGTNIRYYKMAFNPDFVTLGFQRQIYRTDTTLSIIGPGVVSFDPSSPFPANTGNVAVKIWDIWFQVKAGATADVISLDSAKFGPAGRFLISDETGANDICPEFVNSPTNADVRLPVQEFDGPVLPEAFSISQNNPNPFNPTTSIDFALPTAAKTKIEVFNILGQKVKTLVDEYLTAGNKRVDWDGTDDRGSAVASGIYLYRMTANDFTETKKMMLMK
- a CDS encoding S8 family serine peptidase, whose protein sequence is MDFSPTTVIARCKSILLIAILLLMIGQPVSAVVQPDGSTGGDWWYAKGVLVIKFSDDYSRSSFSVDKQNPQTGFSAVDALFNTYRVNALEKMFVQTEKSLSRGDQDLSGYYRVTFDTTLSLDDAFKEFAALDQVAGVEKVGVHPIDATPNDASFSGLWGLHQANDRDIDAPEAWDIESGDSSILVGAMDTGVQWQHPDLAGASPYINGNVWINWAEYNGFENEDDDGNGYVDDIRGWDWVDVTGQWSGEDGGTPDNNPMDFNGHGTHTAGTMAAITNNSIGVAGVAGGWTPTGGCRVVPLRIGWSQANSSGGETGYVRMDFAAQAFNYATQLGVTAVNCSWGSSNSGGISAAVDNAIANGMVVVTSSGNSGNTTASYLAARTDVLAVASVTSTGAKSSFSNYGTWVDVSAPGSSINSTYSNHGSATYGFLSGTSMASPHVAGLAGLIRSRVPGLSSSEVRDLIVASTDNIDAQNPSYIGMLGTGRINAFTALQSLFSATASADVQIGSAPLSVSFNGSSASVVNTWMWFFGDGDSAAGQNAMHEYTTPGTYDVSLRITGPEGEATEYMPSFVIVHADSIEFVGFNGDAGDPLVCDVRLKNFAPITSLRLPVTYAGNMNITLDSVSYVGTRAADFTSKSTASNDPSSKRFTLQFTDNDGGIPEGDGTLFRMYFRYNATPPLVGLNLVDTTRYSTLLFTINTPVGSYAPAIIPGTLNVAGGLRGDANVDGVLSVSDPVYLINYIFSGGAAPPVYNGDADASTVVNISDAVYLIAHIFSGGPPPPQ